The nucleotide window GGGACGGGCCACTGACCACGGGCATGCTGTAGTTTGCTGCAGGGAGAGAAATGGGCTGAGGGGTGCCAGGTCCTGAAGGTCAGAAAAGGAGGGACACATGCCAAGGGCCAGGGCAGGGGGGAGGCAGCCATTGAGCCCGTGATGCTGGAGCGGGGGCAGGACCAAAACTGTGGTCTCGTCAGCAGCACAGGCTCCGTTCTGCCCAAAAGCCACCCCCCAGGTCAATAAGGAGGCTACTGAGTCTGGTGAGCAGTGAGCAGTGCCCACTTCCTGCCTCAATGGGGCTGGCCTCACTTGAGTCTAGTGACACGGACAGCTGGTGATCCCCCGTGTCCACTGAAGGGTGCCCCGAGCAGCCTGCTGGAGACGCTTTCATTTTCTGACTCTCCTGACCTCATTTAGTACCTTACAGCACTGCTTTCTTATTTCATCAAAAAACCTAGTTTGAgaggtttccttggtggcttagtggtaaagaatctgcctgccattccaggagacgcaggtttgatccctgatcagggaggatcccacatgctgcacagcaactTAGCCTGTGGAccgcaactactaagcctgtgctgtTGAGCttggagcctcaactactgagcccatcaCTGAGCTGCGGCTACTGGGCCCACATGCCCTGgaacccgtgctccacaacaagagaagccgccacaatgagaggccgcacagcacaactagagaggacCCTCTgtttgccacaactacagaaagctcgcgtgcagcaatgaagacctactgcagccaaaaataaaataagtgaattatGTAAAAGAGTCTAGACTGGGTTGAGCTGGAGAGTTCAAAGCAAAGACAGCAAGATGGGGAGCTCCCATATGGAAGCAGGCAGCCTCGGATACTGGAAAACAGTCTCAGGAGTTGAATGATCTTTGCTCCCCTTAGCTTGTACACACAGTTAAACACCAGACCACAGAGGGATCGGGGTTTTCTTTAAGGGAACACACAGGTGAAAGAGCCACAGGAAACGGCTGTCACTTACTGACACTTCTTCCTGGACATAAGGCTGGGATGAAATCAGCTTGGCCGTTTCCTCCGTCTTACCTGCCACATGCAGCGTGACCGCAACTTCCAAAATCTTTTTTAATTCCAAGGACTTCCGAAACACCAGGCAGTTGAACTTCTGCTCATCCTGGGGGGTGACGTTGCGCAGGTGCAGAGAGAAGTCGCCCCGCTTCATGCTGTCCAAGGACAGCCGAGCCCGGTCCTTGTAGTGGTTGTCACCGTGGCTGGCAGAGCTGTTTCCGGACAGGTGGTAGGTCACCACGGAGTCCACGTTCCCTTTGCCCACCATGCTGATTTGCCAGTAAACGTAAAGGTCGTTTAAATCGAAGCTGTTTCTTTCAGGGTAAATGCAGCGGAGCTGGACATCGCTGCCCACCATCGCTCGGACTTCTTCTTGACTCTCTGCAACCACCCACAGAGAACAGAAGTCATCTTCTGCACCTGACCCCCAACTTTGACATCACCCTATGGGGGGCGGAGGGGGGAGCTGCTGAGTTGCAAGACTCAAACTCCAATTGTGACTCATGTCAGTAGGAAAGGAATGTGTTAATAAGAAGCACAGAGGGAACCCAAAGTATTGTAAACATTCAGACCCTGGCGGTGAGCTGCTCCAGTGGAGGGCCAGGGCTGGTTTCCTGTGATCAAGCGGGAGACCAGCCTTGGGAGGATCAGGCCCTGGGGCACTGGGACTGCTCCTCACAGTTTCTGCTACTTCTTGGGATTTTAAtaacaaattcaaaataaaaagattaaaaaaaaatttagatgttTTCAAAGGAAGCATAAGCTTCTCAGTATCACTGTGATACTGCTTGCACTGCATCAGTGCAGGCCCAGCGAGGCTCTGGGGTGTTCCAGCCATCGGAATGCCAGCAGGGAGAGTGGCCACGCGCCCTGGCCCGTTCCTCTGCGGGCTGGAGGGCCGGACAAGGCCTCCATCTCCACTGTGGTGCCGCACCCCATTTCATGCTCTCCTGGATGCTGGTGGCTTTGGGGAGCACAGGGGCTGCAAGAAACAGGAAGCCCAGCTGCTGGCTCCTCTGGGAAGTGGAGGTTCTGAAACACTTGGGGGGAACTGCACTGTGCTTGCCCCaaacatgaaacaaaacaaaaccttgggGGCTGGTGGAGCGCTCCCTTTAGTGACTGTCAGTCCCACACGTTACCTCAGGCTTGGGGGCCCAACTTTGTCATAAGGACCCCTGGAAAAGCAGGCAGGCCTGTGAGGAGGGCCCCACTGACACCTGCCTCAGCCCTGGGTCCTACTGCTCAGCACTGAAGGGCTTGGAAGCCTCCCCAAGAGCACCTCCTGCACTTACCAGCTTGCAGGACccagagcagcagcaggaacagtcCAGGACTGGGAAGAAACAACCAGAAAGCCAGGTGAGTCCCGCTTCTTCCAGACTAGGCAAGAGCCGGTTACACACATCATCCAAATGGGAATACATCCACAACCAGCCAGCCCATCAGCCCAGGGTCCCTGGGGCAGCCAGGAACTCAGGGAGAGGAGCCAGGACCGCAACCTCCCTGCCCAGCACAGCAAGCCCCTGCCAGGGACCAGCTCTGTGTTAACAGAATGCCCCTCACAGCAATTTTGAGAGTGAGATAAAGGGTATTGAGAGGGGTCACCAGACCCTTGGTAGTGTGGCTTCGCATGGATGGGGTCCAAGAAACtgtataaaatcagaaaaaaaacacTTTCCCGGCATTTGAAATTTGAAAGACAGGATGTAAGATGCTTGCCTCAAGGCAAGGTCAGAGCAGCCCCAGGACAACCTTCTGAAGGAACACAAGTCATTCTGGAACCAGAGCTGGTGGCTCCACCCAGCCTGTGGGCAGCTCAGCCCTGGGGGCCAGCAGATGTGTCTCAGCGCTCCCAGGCTCCCGGCACCTTCGGTCTGGGAGCCTCTGCGCCCTGAATGCCCCAGCTGtgacccccacccccctccaccccccgcctCACCCgtggcctccctgcccctgccccagcccacaGCTCCCTGGGTCAGATAGGAGAAAGTGCACACTCAGGGGCAGGGTGGCTGGTGGCTGTGACATCCCagtacttttattttcctttcttgaggGAATAATCTTTACCTGCATTTCTAACTAGGGAGACTAAGTGGTGGGACCGACGGGACGGAGGGGGGAAGGGGGTGGAAGGAGGGGGGAAGGAGGGGGGGCTTCTGGGTTGTGTGATGGGACACCTGGGGATGGGGTACCGCACCATCTCATCAAGTGGGGCACAGGCTGCCTACCCTAAGACTTCCCTGAAGGCAGCGTTTTGGCCAAAAGTGGAGGGGGAGTTGGGAGCAGGGGGCGGATAGTGGGGGCAATCCAGGCTTCGGGGGCGGTGGGCACCAGCCCGCATTGGAAGTAAATGAGCGACTTGGGCACAGCGCAGTCACGCCCTTCTTTTCCTCTGGGTAACCGCTGGGACAGGGGAGGGCAAGGGGGGAAGTGAGCGTGGGTCGCTGCGTCTTCTCAGCTCTCCGCTCTCCCTCCCTCGGCTGGGACCCGGCCCGAGCACACACCCGCGCAAGGCCACGGTCCTTCGCCGCCCTCCCGCCCGCACGTAACCGCACCTGCCGCGGCCCAGCCCGAGGCCGCCCCGCCTCCGCTGCCCCGCCAGGCGACTGGTCCCCGGAGATAACTTCGCTTCCCGGCGCCGCGCCTCCGCGCCGCGCCTCCGCTCCGTCCCGCGAACCTACAGGACGCGGCCGCGCACACACTCACCTCCTCGGCCGCATGGTGGAGGCGGAGACCCCGGCCCGCCCCGGAGATCTCGGGGCGCTAGAGACCGCAGCCAGAGGGAGGTCTCGGGCGGCGGGAGAACTCCGAGCACGGGCGACCTCGGGCCGCGGGAGCCCTCGGAGCGGCCGGCCAACACCAGCCGAGCTCCCGCCGCGCCTCGGAGGCTCTGGGCCCTGAGCGGGTCATGGGCTGAGAGCCGGGCGGAGATCGGCCTGGCCCCGCCCCTGGCCTCGCCCCCGGCCCCTCCCACTGCCTCGGCCGGGAGCTGTGGGAACCGAAGCGTGGACACTGACTCCCTAAAGTTAAGCCCTTCCCAGGCAAGGGTGCAAGTCTGGCCCCAAGGGTAGCAGGCCGGAGGCTCCAGGCCCGGCAAGTTGAGGACAGGGAAGGCCCCATGGAGGAGGGCGGCGAAGGCCGCTGCGGGAGTACTTACCTGGCTGAAGGGAGGCTAAATGCTGTCCCCCAAAGTCGCACAGAACGTCCGCGCCCCCAAGCGCCCAGCTTCCGCCGGCGCACGCCGGCCGCCCCACCCCTGCGCCCAGAGAGCCTGGCTGGGCGGGCTGGGTGTCAGTCTCCCGCCCTCCTTCCCCCTCTCGGAACTCAGTCAGTTCCTCCAGGGCTAGGTGACCTGAGAACTCCACGACTGTTCAGGAACGAATGAATGAGTGGCCGGAAGGCGGAAGGTAGGCAGGCAGGCCCCGTCTTCCAGTCCAGGCCTAGGTCACCCCCTGCCCCGCCGCCaagtctggctcctctgtccttcctccatcctgggcctcctgccgcagcactcagttcagttcagtcgctcagtcttgtccgaccctttgcgatcccatgactgtagcacaccaggcttacctgtccatcaccaacccctggagcttgctcaaactcatgtccatcgagttggtgatggcatccaaccatctcatcatttgtcgtccccttctcctcctgccttcaatctttcccagcatcggggtcttttctaatgagtcagcgcttcccatcaggtggtcaaagtattggagcttcagcttcaccatctgtccttccaatgaatattcaggactgatttcctttagaattgactggttttatccacttgctgcccaagggattctcaagagtcttcttcaactccacagttcaaaagcatcaattcttcagcactcagctttctttatggtccaactctcacatccatacacgactactggaaaaaccatagctttgactatacagacctttgtctgtaaagtaatgtctctgctttttaatatgctgtctaggtttgtcatagcttttggtGGCTGTGACATCCCagtacttttattttcctttcttgaggGAATAATCTTTACTTTACTTtaaaagaagcaagcatcttttaatttcatggctgcagtcaccatctgcagtgattttggagcccagggaaataaggtctctcactgtttccccatatttgccatgaagtgatgggaccagatgccatgatcttagttttttgaatgttgagttttcagccagctctcactttcatcaagaggctctttagttccttttcactttctgctgtaaaggtggtgtcatctgtatatctgaggttattgatatttcccccagaaatcttgattccaacttgggtGCTattcagcttggcatttcacatgatgtactctgcatagaagtcaaataagcagggtgacaatatacagtcttgtcgtactcctttctcaatttggaaccagtctgttgttccatgtccagttctaacttttgcttcttgacctgcatacaaatttctcaggaggcaggtaaggtagtatggtattccaatctcttgaagaattttccacagttttttgtgatacacacagtcaaaggttttatttagcatagtcaatgaagcagaaatagatgtttttctggaattctcttgcttttatggatgttggcaagttgaactctggttcctctgctttttctaaatccagcttgaacatctggaagtctcagttcacgtactgctgaagcctggcttggagaattttgagcattgctttgctagcatgtgagatgagtgcaattgtgtggtagttcgaatattctttggcattgcctttctttgggattggaatgaaaactgaccttttccagtcctgtggccactgctgagttttccaagtttgctggcatattgagtgcagcactttcacagcatcaacttttaggatttgaaatagctcagctggaattccatcacctccactagctttgttcatagtgatgcttcccaaggcccacttgacttcacactccaggatgtctggttctaggtgattGATGATGGTTATTTGGGTCGTTAATATCTTTCTTGTATtgttcttcttaatatcttgccacctcttcttaatatcttctgcttctgttaggttcataccatttctgttctttattaagcccatcttagcatgaaatgtttccttgctatctttaattttcttgaagagatctctagtctttcccattctattgctttcctctatttctttgcattgatcatttagaaagggtttcttatctctccttgttgcctttcacttctcttcttttctcagctatttataagacctcctcagacagccattttacctttttgcatttttttttcttggggatggttttcatCTTGgattcctatacaatgttatgaacctccattcatagttcttcaggcactctatatagcagatctaatcccttgaattatttgtcatttccactgtataattgtaagggatttgatttaggtcatacctgaatggtttagtggttttccctactttttcaatttaagtctgaattaaaggctctgagaagcccACCTTGTGGAAAGTTGTTCAGTTTTTGCTCCTCCAAGCCTGTGGGACTTGATGCTCTTGTTTTCTGGTCTGGTAACACTGGGGGAGCCCCAGAACCCCACGCTAAGGACAAACACTCTGTTTATTCCTTCTTCACCCCTCCCAATCAACTTGGCCTCTCTCCGGGAGTCCCAGCTGAGTCAgtgctccccctccctccttccgcACAGGGCAAGTAGGTGCCAATGAGGTGAGGGGATGGAGCCACGAGGGAACAGGTGCCCTCTCTGCTGGGCATCCCTGGAAGGACCTGATCTCCTAGGCACCTGCCTCAGGTCCGGAGGGTCATGTCTTGGGTGGAGCAGGCAGGAGGAGTGTATGCTGCTGCCCTGGCTGATGGAGATGCTGAGACTTGCCTTTGGAGGGGGGTAGGAGAGGGAGGGTGTAAGGTGAGGGCAGAACCAAGGGGGCTCCCCTGGCCCCAGCCATCTCCTGCACGCTATCACTCTTTCAACCAAAGTTTAGTGCCCACCCACCATGGCCTGTGTGAGCACTAATGATAACAGCTTAAAACAAGAGAATCTCCGCCTGGTGGAAACCATCACTTCTCTGGAGACAAGAACAAACAAGACAAAGAAGTAAAAGAgatgggctgggaggtgggatgaGAGGGTGGGGTTGCAGGTGGCCAGGGAGAGAGGCCTGCAGGCCTAAAGCCCAGGGGCTTCACTCCTCCCAGGTCAGGCTGGGAGACTGGGGTGGAGGATTTAAAGAGGCAAAGGAGGATTTACCCTCGCTTTTCTGTGGTCAGGAGCAAAGAAGGGACAGGGGTCCTGGTCAGGGCTCCTGGTCAGGTGTCCAGTGAGGGCACAGACAGTCTGAACCTGGGTGGGGGACGTCCTGAAGGGGCTGGAAATGGGAGCCAGGAGGAAAGGTAAGATTTGGCCAGGAGAGCTGGCCGTGGGCATGAATCAAATCAGAAACGGGGACTCAGGACGCTTCCCATTGTCAGAGCCAGAAAACCAGCGCTGCATCTAGAACACACTTAGTGGGGACACTTGATGATGGGAGTGAGCACCGCATCAGGCCTAGTGGGGCTGGAAGGGGCATGATATCGGTGGCCTTTGATCCTCTGCCTCAACAGCTGGTAAAGGAGGACAGCGTTTGCGGAGAGCCAGCCCCAGCATCACCAGCGTCACGGGTGAGGAGGAAGAGACAAGGGACCGTCTGCGCCGCGCTGCTTCTCACCTTCCCGGGTCCAGCCCCGCCAGCCCCGGGGTTCTCTCTGATTGGACAGGCGGAGGGCTGCGCTGCACTGACTGGCTGACGGCTGGGTTCTCCCCACCCTACCTGGCTCCCAGTAGGATGCCGCCTCTACCCGCAGGGAGGGGGAGCGGGACCGGTGGACCCCACTGCAACCTCAGATTGTTGGAGAGTACCAGGTCGAGCCCCCCTCGGTTAAAGTCTCCCTCGGAGGGTGCCGGCTCACGTGGACCCGGGAAGCGAAGGTGCCCAGTCGGTGTCTGGAGCGCAGCCTTCAGTGCCTCCCAGTTACTGCCCCAGGGCTGCGGAGAAGGAAACGCGGTGGGCTTCAAGGGGCTGACACCCTCGAGTTGGCAGCTGCTGGGCACTGGTGCCAGGCTCTGGCAGCCCTCCATGCCAGACCCCAGAAGACCAAGTGTTGCTGCCAGGCCCACCAGAGTGTGGGGACCCCAGGCCCAAGGAACGAGCTGTTGGTTGAGCAGGCAGACAAGGGTAAGGAGTGCCGCCAGGTTGGAAGGGGGCACCCACGCTTCTCAGGGCAGTGGGGCAGGGGCACCCCTGGAGTGGGCAGAAGACCAGTCCCAGGAACCTCAGACTGGCAAGTGCTCCTCAGGAGCAGAGTGATGttcagcaagttacttaaccctgCTGTGCCTGTGATTCCCATTTGTGAGGTGGGAATAGCCTTGATGTGAGGTCATCGTGAATGAATACATATAGAGCATACACAGCAAGACCCCCACGTGGGTTACTCACGGAGGGTTTCAAGGCAAGTGGATACACACAAATGGCCCTCGGGAGGCTTCCTGTGGGTGAGGCAAGGttctcctctcttcccttcaCTGTGACTGCTTCTCAGGCAATCGGGGTGGGAGTCAGGGGTTGGAGAGAGAAGCCCTCAGAAGGTTGTCTATGCATAGGAACCAAGAAGGATCTGAGGATCCAAGGCTCTGGGGGCAGATTCGGAAGCAGGACCCCACTTCCACCAAGTGGGGgcataaaacaacagaaatgcagCCTCCTATCCAGTTCTGGGGGCTGGTTGCCCGAACCAGCCATCCTTGAGGGGCTCCAGGCCCATTAGGCTTTAAGCTCGCTCTGCCCCCGGGGCCATGCACTTGTCCTCTGAACGGGATCAggtctcctctgcctcccctgaCCAGGACCTTCGGGATCACACAAAATTCAGCCTAATCTCCCTGTCTCTACCTCCTCACCTCAGCCAAGTCCCCTTTTGCCATATAAGTtgatattcacaggttctgggctTTAGGACagggacatcttttgggggtcatTGTTCAGCTGACCACAGGGGGGTCACAAGGGGCCCCTGTAGTTGGGATTAAATATTTTTCGAATTTCAAGGTGTTTGAGAAAAAGCCAAAGATGTAAAGCTGCTTTGAGAGGCTCTGGGCCCCTGCCTGGCAGCAGGCGAAGGAGAGCAGACACCAGCAGGTCAGCTCTCTCAGCAGCGGCTGCCTTGGGTGGAAGTAGCTGGAGTCAGCCTGCTGGCAAACAGCTGTCACCAGACCTGTCCTGGCCTGGACCCAGAGCTTGGCCTCCCCAAAGGTCTCACCTGTGCTCGAGGCTCCTGTCCCCACTGGCCTTGCGTGTTTTCTGGGGCTGCATGACCTTAGTTCCATTACAAATCTTTAGCCCCTGGACAGGAGACCTGTGACATCAGAGTTCAGGATTGTCCTCCTGCCAGCTTGGAGAAAAGGTCTTCATGAAGATGAGGATATCTGTATCAGctagggctgtgtgtgtgtgtgtgtgtgtgtgtgtgtgtgtgtgtgtgtgtagagagagagagagaaaattgatTTCAAGGAATTGGCTCCTGTAATTATGAAGGGCTGATGAACCCTGAATCTGCAGGGTGAGCTGGCCAGCCTTTTTGCTCAGGGGAGGTTAGGTCTTTGATGGCTCAGGAGTTGCCCCCTGTCCCAGTATGATGGGGCCACTATGGTGAAATCCCACATACTGGGCAGcttgcaaacaacagaaacatCCTGCTCGGAGTGCTGGGGCTGGAAGTGGTGGATCAGGTGCCTGCAGGGTCAGGTGAGGGCCCTTTCCCTGGTCACACACTTCTTGGTCACACAGGCAGGGGTGGGTGAGAGAGCTCCCTGGGACCTCTTTTGTAAGGGCACTAACCCCATCttgggggattccctggtagctcagactgagaagagtctgcttgcaatgcaagagacctgagttggatccctgggtcaggaagatcccctggagaaggaaatggcaactcaatctagttttcttgcctggaaaatcccatggatggaggagcctggcaagctgcagtccatagggtctcaaagagttgtacatcactgagcaacttcacttcactaatcCCATCTTAGGGTCacctctcaaaggccccacctcctaacaccatcaccTTGGAGGCCAACTTGGGTTAGGATCAACAGGTGAATTATGGGTCACAGACATTCAGACCACAGCGCCCACCTGCCTTGTGAAGGGTtgtctgctttactcaaagtccaccGGTTTGCCAACCTACCCAGAAATCCTTTCACAGAAACCTCCAGGTTAACATCTGAACAAATGTCTGGGTACTGTAGCCAAGTCAACActgaaattaaccatcacaacttccattctatttcaaaatattttaaaaacaccctTCAGAAGTTCAGTTTTAACCCTCCCCCTTTCTTCCAAAAACCACCAGCTTGATCCCAAGCTGATCAGCACCAGCTGATCCCGAGCACGCCCCCAGTCACAGGGTGACGCCCAGGACAAGCGGAACCTGCATGCTTATCTGAGTCTAGGTCCCTTTGCGGGGTTTTCTGGTTagtctggaaagatcccttgtGGGTTTATCACATGTGGTTTGGAGCCAGCTGTGTCAGGGCTGCAAAGTCCTCACCAGAGCCCAGGGCAGACGGGGACCCTGCCTCCACAAGCAAGTCCCTCTGGGTTAAGGAGGACAGAGGTCACACGCTTCATGAGTGGACCTGGCCTCGGCCTCAACTCCTTCCCTTCAGCC belongs to Bubalus kerabau isolate K-KA32 ecotype Philippines breed swamp buffalo chromosome 2, PCC_UOA_SB_1v2, whole genome shotgun sequence and includes:
- the ICOSLG gene encoding ICOS ligand isoform X6, whose protein sequence is MRPRSPGLFLLLLWVLQAESQEEVRAMVGSDVQLRCIYPERNSFDLNDLYVYWQISMVGKGNVDSVVTYHLSGNSSASHGDNHYKDRARLSLDSMKRGDFSLHLRNVTPQDEQKFNCLVFRKSLELKKILEVAVTLHVAANYSMPVVSGPSQDEELTFTCTSTNGYPRPNVYWINKTDNSVLDGALQNNTVFLNARGLYDVVSVLRIGRTPHVNVGCCIENVLLHQNLTSGQTETFTGTKDSITEDPVDGSHSGKHQPVLSVLAVLAVIVLLALAIGWLCRSRCPPKRCPGCKARASARR